TTCAAAATGCTCCAGACCAATGAACCCTCACAAATTTCACAGCTGATACCAATTCTGTGTCCGCCTGAGTCCATTCAGGAGAAAGAAGCCATGGAATAACATGAACTGAGAAAGATTAGTATAAGAAGTATATTAACTATAATAGGGGAGTGGAGTAATGAGGGATTAGCTAGTAAAAAGTGGAGAATTCTAAGTAATATAAGGATGGTAGCTATAAGAAACAGCCAAAAGCTGTTAACTGTGCTGTGATTGGCCATTTCTTTGTCCCATCACGTAGACTGTAGGGTCCTTAAGAGCAGGGACCACATGCCTTGTTCTCCATTGTATCTCCAGTGCTAAGGGGGAGACCTAGCACCCCAAAGGCTAGgagtaaatgagtgaatgaatgaatgcacgaAAGTAACTAATATTGGTACTCTAGTAGCAACATGCAGGAGAATTACCCTGTTTCCTGTCCCGTATGGCCAGATTACAACACACGCCTGGATGCTTCCATCCAATCTGAGAAAATGCTGATAATACTTTCAAGGGAGTCACCAGCGGAGGGCTGTGTGTAGCCTTTGTCACCCTCTCCTAGTATGAAAGAAAGTGTCGGTGGCTCACCGGTGTTCGACTCAtaaactgtagccccccaggctcctccgtccatggaactctccaggcaagaatactggagtgggtagccattcacttctccaggggacctttccacgtagggatcaaaccctggtctcctacatcgcaggcagattctttaccatctgagccagcagggaaccTCTCCTAAAGGAGAGGCAAGCCTAGCCCACTTGCCTTGACTGTCCCCTCTGGGTTCTTAGTCCCCAAGCTGAAAGCTAAAAACAATAACCCCCAAAGAGTCTCACTCTGGCCCTGACTGCTACGTGAATCCATGCACACCACGGGGCCTTGGCTGTTGGGACCGGAACAAGCGTCGATGGGATTCCCATCAAAGGCTCCTCTCCAGACCTGGGAAAGCAACTGCGTGGGGGCGGGCTGAGCCGAGCCAACGCGAGGAGGGGCGGGGCGCCGGCAGGCCCAGAAAACAGGCCCGGGTCGGACCCCCGGTAGAGGCGGAGCCATGGTGGACCCGTTTAGGGAGCGCACCGCCCGGCTGCTGATGGACTACCTCGAGTTCTGCGCCCGGGAGCCCGGCACCCCGGCTCCTGCGCCCTCCACGCCCGAGGCTGCCGTGCTGCGCCACGTGGCCGTCCGTGTCCAGGAAGCAAATCGAAACGTCTTGCTCCTTTACCGCCGCTTCCGCAGGCACCGCGTCGAGCTGGTGGCCAGGATGGCGCAGAGGCTACTCGACGAAGACCCTGGCCCCAGCTGGGGCCGCGTGGCCTCACTCGTGACCTTCGCGGGGTCGCTGCTGGAGAGGCCGCCGCAGACGACCCGACGGCAGAAGAGAGACGACGACGGCGTTAGCAGGGACTGTCGGCTCCTGGTGGCCCTTCTGTGTGCCCAGTTCTGCGAAAGGCACCGCGCCTGGATGATGGCCAACGGCGGCTGGGTGAGCGCGAAGGACGCGGGGCTGGTGGGCGGCCTGGGACGCGCACACGCAGCCGGCTAGCGGAGGGACTCCGAGGCGCCAGCCCTGTAGAGCATTCGCTTCAGCAGGACTGGGAAGTTTGGGGTGAAGTCTGACTTTCTGTACTGGTAGAGTCAGGCCGAAACAGGCCTAGCTAGACAGCTCGCATACTAAACCATTCTGAGAAAGCAGCACCCGACTTGGGTTTGCACACTTTGGCCCTTCCCTTGACCACCCTCCGGTTGTAGGGTGTGCTCATGGTAGGTCGGGATGCTTTGTTTAGTTAAGTAGACTCCCGAAGTGGTGAAGTCAGCAATGGGGTGACCTGggccagatggattctttatacGAAACTTATCAGATGCACCTCTTTATGGACCCCACAGCTCTGCAGGTCAGAGCACACCAGCCTTTTTCAttagaatgaaaaagcaaaaaaaaaaaaaacaacaacaacaacaacaaaaaagaaaaagaaaaagagaaaaagcagccCCTGGTCCATCCCCACATCCCTCAGGAAGCACTAAGGCAGAGGTGGTCGGGGGTGGGGTGTGCACGGGCACCGTGTGGTGGTGCTGACCTGAGGTTCCTTAACTTCTAAGTTACTGCACTCAGCCTTCAATTGCGAGATGGCCTGTCGCCCCGGCTCTCAGCTGCAAGTCATTGATCTCTGTGGTCTAGGCTAGAGCAGGAGTTGCACTGCGGCTCCAAAACCAAGCCGATGATCAAGGAGAGTCTGGCCAGCCTTCAGTAAGAGGGTAGAATGCCCTGCTGGGTTCTGAGCGAGACCcctgcttctttcttctcttccttactGGAGTTGAAGCAATGACTGTAGTGACCCAAGTTATAGAAGAAATGCAGCCAAATTATTAAAACCAGCAATTAAAACATAATCTAAAAAGCAATTGAAACATAATCTAAAAATAATCTGGGGAAGACACTGCACTGTTTGCAATTTCCTGACAGACCTGTATTGATGAATTGGGTTCCTTTTGTGGAGGAAGGGTAGTATTTGAGTCAGAACCTTGACCTTATATAAACAGTTTAAGGTGTTAGCATTAACTTCATCCTTTTGGTATATGAAGGGATGGGGGCGTAGGTTTTCAACTCTCCAGGCCTGTGAATTGTCAGAAACTCACCTGAGCCATTTGTCTTAACAAGGCATTTGGCCCCCAAGAGCCCTCCACACTAAAGAGGAAATTgatggggaggtggtggtggtgtttttttcccttaacttTTGGCTAATCACCATTGAGTAAGGAATAATCTTTTAATCTCAAAAAGCAGAAACTCTCCAATTGGGTAAAGAAGACGTGCCCACATCTCTCTCAGCTGCAGTTTAAATGCCACAGTCTGGATTTCAGGTCCCTTCCTGCCCATTTTTCTGAATGGAACTACTTGCTTTATTGTCTCAGGAGTTACCTTTCAAGTTAGTAATTTGTCATTTTCCCAAATGGCATCTGTTTTGTGATCAGGAAAAAACAGATATAGTATTCTACTTTCCTCTTGGGTTTTGAAAGAAGTGAGTGAAAAGATGAGGATT
The Cervus canadensis isolate Bull #8, Minnesota chromosome 6, ASM1932006v1, whole genome shotgun sequence genome window above contains:
- the BCL2L10 gene encoding bcl-2-like protein 10 isoform X2 — its product is MVDPFRERTARLLMDYLEFCAREPGTPAPAPSTPEAAVLRHVAVRVQEANRNVLLLYRRFRRHRVELVARMAQRLLDEDPGPSWGRVASLVTFAGSLLERPPQTTRRQKRDDDGVSRDCRLLVALLCAQFCERHRAWMMANGGWDGFCLFFSHSLQPSWERQLVWFFLSYWTVIIIIYFWMKLSCGGGHFTYAS
- the BCL2L10 gene encoding bcl-2-like protein 10 isoform X1, which codes for MVDPFRERTARLLMDYLEFCAREPGTPAPAPSTPEAAVLRHVAVRVQEANRNVLLLYRRFRRHRVELVARMAQRLLDEDPGPSWGRVASLVTFAGSLLERPPQTTRRQKRDDDGVSRDCRLLVALLCAQFCERHRAWMMANGGWDGFCLFFSHSLQPSWERQLVWFFLSYWTVIIIIYFWMKLSSYVLARRIPAL